AAGGATTCACTGCATAACATGCAGATTTATGAGGATAAAATCGCCAAACAAATAATCCAGGCTTATCGCCGGGAGCAGCTGATTTTCAAGTCAATTTCAGTGGCGGCAGCAGCTTAATTGCGGCGGTTATGTGGTACCTCAACTACTATTTCTAAAAAGGAGCAAGTGGTGAACGAATCTATTTATGACCGGCTTGGGGGAGAAAATGCTATTAGTGTAGCAGTTGACATGTTTTACGACAAGGTCCTTGCAGATCCTCGAATAAACCATTTCTTCCAAGATGTTGACATGAAACGGCAATCTCGTATGCAAAAAGCATTTTTGACGTTTGCATTCGGCGGTCCACAGAAATATACAGGAAGCACACTCAGGAATGCGCACACTAGGTTAGTAGAAAAGGGGCTAAACGACGGACATTTTGATGCGGTCATGGAACATCTTGGCGCCACGCTAAAAGAGC
This Desulfobulbaceae bacterium DNA region includes the following protein-coding sequences:
- a CDS encoding group 1 truncated hemoglobin encodes the protein MSKKEQVVNESIYDRLGGENAISVAVDMFYDKVLADPRINHFFQDVDMKRQSRMQKAFLTFAFGGPQKYTGSTLRNAHTRLVEKGLNDGHFDAVMEHLGATLKELNVPDALISEAAAIAESVRNDVLCKTR